One segment of Syngnathus typhle isolate RoL2023-S1 ecotype Sweden linkage group LG9, RoL_Styp_1.0, whole genome shotgun sequence DNA contains the following:
- the LOC133160253 gene encoding NXPE family member 3-like isoform X2 → MKISITMSLNFWKYILIILSLYGLIFLLINITLWKSWKNHLVSALYKDQNGIQSSNLSETHQAFHHKRTPYCPHLAQPLSPEEELEERNLLDLIAWPKPPSGSESLYLSQTSDPVHSRFTIVNDKNWSVGDQLEVQVQLRDFKGRPKRYGGDLLLARLHSPQYRAGVAGQVLDLKNGIYYARFSLLWEGSAQVDVVMVHSSEAVAVLQRLREKRFDRVYFSSIFGQGNHFEKTICNMCLPPDQEPLCNFTDHRTGEPWYCYKPKMLSCDARNNHAMGGYTKDIITKEEALLFQSGKNIKVAIRASSTDNINVLALTKEAASRRREPVKLATSGYYYQDLWRPLGGISMRHFDKAFAITLCLNNKSVYMYGDSTMRQWFEYLHSVLPDLRQVTLNPKPVGPFMAVDSKHNILLKYRFHGPPIRITPVMTSELRYIANELDGLTGGPDTVVALSVWAHFSTFPVEVYINRLRQIRKAVVRLLDRAPGTVVVIRTPNPQALERDVSLYNSDWFSLQQDTVLRAMFEGLNVRFVDAWQMVVAHHKPHNVHPPRAIVKNMVDMMLSYICPDLTGNQSRQ, encoded by the exons ATGAAAATCTCGATCACCATGTCTCTGAATTTTTGGAAATATATCCTCATCATTCTCAGCCTATATGGCCTCATCTTCCTGCTGATAAACATAACCCTTTGGAAG AGTTGGAAGAATCATTTGGTGTCAGCACTGTACAAGGACCAGAACGGCATCCAGTCGTCCAACCTCTCTGAAACCCACCAAGCGTTTCATCACAAGCGCACCCCTTACTGTCCACATCTGGCCCAGCCACTGTCACCTGAAGAAGAGCTGGAGGAACGCAACTTGTTGGACCTCATCGCCTGGCCCAAGCCGCCCTCTGGCTCCGAATCACTCTACTTGTCCCAGACAAGTGACCCGGTCCATAGTCGCTTCACAATTGTCAATGACAAAAATTGGTCCGTGGGCGACCAGCTGGAAGTGCAGGTCCAACTGCGGGACTTCAAGGGCCGACCCAAGCGCTACGGCGGCGATTTGCTGTTGGCCAGGTTGCATTCCCCACAATACAGGGCAGGTGTGGCCGGGCAGGTGCTGGACCTCAAGAACGGAATTTATTACGCTCGATTCTCGCTGCTGTGGGAGGGCTCAGCTCAGGTTGACGTCGTGATGGTCCACTCTAGCGAGGCTGTGGCCGTGCTGCAGAGGCTGAGAGAAAAACGATTCGATCGGGTGTACTTCTCCAGCATCTTTGGCCAAGGTAATCATTTTGAGAAGACGATATGCAACATGTGTCTGCCACCAGACCAGGAGCCACTGTGCAACTTCACGGACCATCGGACCGGTGAACCTTGGTATTGCTACAAGCCCAAAATGCTCAGCTGTGACGCCAGAAATAACCACGCCATGGGAGGATACACCAAAGACATCATTACCAAAGAGGAAGCTTTACTTTTTCAGAG TGGCAAGAACATCAAAGTTGCCATCCGTGCTTCTTCGACTGATAACATCAATGTGCTGGCTCTCACAAAAG AAGCTGCCAGCCGAAGACGGGAACCTGTGAAGTTAGCAACGTCAGGGTACTACTACCAGGACCTGTGGAGGCCGTTGGGCGGGATCTCCATGCGGCACTTTGACAAAGCGTTTGCCATCACTCTGTGTTTGAACAACAAATCAGTCTACATGTACGGCGACTCCACCATGCGGCAGTGGTTTGAGTACCTCCACAGTGTGCTCCCAG ACTTGAGACAAGTCACCTTGAATCCAAAACCGGTGGGACCCTTTATGGCGGTAGACAGCAAGCACAACATTCTGCTCAAGTACCGTTTCCACGGCCCACCCATTCGCATCACTCCAGTCATGACCAGCGAGTTGCGGTACATCGCCAACGAGCTGGATGGCCTGACCGGCGGTCCCGACACGGTGGTGGCGCTCAGCGTCTGGGCTCACTTCAGCACCTTTCCCGTGGAGGTGTACATAAACCGCCTCCGGCAGATCCGCAAGGCGGTGGTGCGACTCCTGGACCGGGCGCCGGGGACGGTGGTGGTGATCCGCACACCCAACCCTCAGGCTCTGGAGCGAGACGTCAGCCTGTACAACAGCGACTGGTTTTCACTGCAGCAGGACACGGTGCTGCGCGCCATGTTCGAGGGTCTCAACGTTCGGTTTGTGGACGCTTGGCAGATGGTCGTGGCGCACCACAAACCTCACAACGTGCACCCTCCTAGGGCCATTGTGAAAAACATGGTAGACATGATGTTGTCTTACATTTGTCCTGACTTGACCGGGAACCAGAGCCGGCAATAG
- the LOC133160253 gene encoding NXPE family member 3-like isoform X1 yields the protein MMEVTVKMCLSYRKPIVLTLFGLIFIQHNISNVESWKNHLVSALYKDQNGIQSSNLSETHQAFHHKRTPYCPHLAQPLSPEEELEERNLLDLIAWPKPPSGSESLYLSQTSDPVHSRFTIVNDKNWSVGDQLEVQVQLRDFKGRPKRYGGDLLLARLHSPQYRAGVAGQVLDLKNGIYYARFSLLWEGSAQVDVVMVHSSEAVAVLQRLREKRFDRVYFSSIFGQGNHFEKTICNMCLPPDQEPLCNFTDHRTGEPWYCYKPKMLSCDARNNHAMGGYTKDIITKEEALLFQSGKNIKVAIRASSTDNINVLALTKEAASRRREPVKLATSGYYYQDLWRPLGGISMRHFDKAFAITLCLNNKSVYMYGDSTMRQWFEYLHSVLPDLRQVTLNPKPVGPFMAVDSKHNILLKYRFHGPPIRITPVMTSELRYIANELDGLTGGPDTVVALSVWAHFSTFPVEVYINRLRQIRKAVVRLLDRAPGTVVVIRTPNPQALERDVSLYNSDWFSLQQDTVLRAMFEGLNVRFVDAWQMVVAHHKPHNVHPPRAIVKNMVDMMLSYICPDLTGNQSRQ from the exons ATGATGGAAGTCACTGTGAAAATGTGCCTCAGCTATAGGAAACCTATCGTTCTCACCCTGTTCGGTCTCATCTTCATCCAGCACAATATCAGCAATGTGGAG AGTTGGAAGAATCATTTGGTGTCAGCACTGTACAAGGACCAGAACGGCATCCAGTCGTCCAACCTCTCTGAAACCCACCAAGCGTTTCATCACAAGCGCACCCCTTACTGTCCACATCTGGCCCAGCCACTGTCACCTGAAGAAGAGCTGGAGGAACGCAACTTGTTGGACCTCATCGCCTGGCCCAAGCCGCCCTCTGGCTCCGAATCACTCTACTTGTCCCAGACAAGTGACCCGGTCCATAGTCGCTTCACAATTGTCAATGACAAAAATTGGTCCGTGGGCGACCAGCTGGAAGTGCAGGTCCAACTGCGGGACTTCAAGGGCCGACCCAAGCGCTACGGCGGCGATTTGCTGTTGGCCAGGTTGCATTCCCCACAATACAGGGCAGGTGTGGCCGGGCAGGTGCTGGACCTCAAGAACGGAATTTATTACGCTCGATTCTCGCTGCTGTGGGAGGGCTCAGCTCAGGTTGACGTCGTGATGGTCCACTCTAGCGAGGCTGTGGCCGTGCTGCAGAGGCTGAGAGAAAAACGATTCGATCGGGTGTACTTCTCCAGCATCTTTGGCCAAGGTAATCATTTTGAGAAGACGATATGCAACATGTGTCTGCCACCAGACCAGGAGCCACTGTGCAACTTCACGGACCATCGGACCGGTGAACCTTGGTATTGCTACAAGCCCAAAATGCTCAGCTGTGACGCCAGAAATAACCACGCCATGGGAGGATACACCAAAGACATCATTACCAAAGAGGAAGCTTTACTTTTTCAGAG TGGCAAGAACATCAAAGTTGCCATCCGTGCTTCTTCGACTGATAACATCAATGTGCTGGCTCTCACAAAAG AAGCTGCCAGCCGAAGACGGGAACCTGTGAAGTTAGCAACGTCAGGGTACTACTACCAGGACCTGTGGAGGCCGTTGGGCGGGATCTCCATGCGGCACTTTGACAAAGCGTTTGCCATCACTCTGTGTTTGAACAACAAATCAGTCTACATGTACGGCGACTCCACCATGCGGCAGTGGTTTGAGTACCTCCACAGTGTGCTCCCAG ACTTGAGACAAGTCACCTTGAATCCAAAACCGGTGGGACCCTTTATGGCGGTAGACAGCAAGCACAACATTCTGCTCAAGTACCGTTTCCACGGCCCACCCATTCGCATCACTCCAGTCATGACCAGCGAGTTGCGGTACATCGCCAACGAGCTGGATGGCCTGACCGGCGGTCCCGACACGGTGGTGGCGCTCAGCGTCTGGGCTCACTTCAGCACCTTTCCCGTGGAGGTGTACATAAACCGCCTCCGGCAGATCCGCAAGGCGGTGGTGCGACTCCTGGACCGGGCGCCGGGGACGGTGGTGGTGATCCGCACACCCAACCCTCAGGCTCTGGAGCGAGACGTCAGCCTGTACAACAGCGACTGGTTTTCACTGCAGCAGGACACGGTGCTGCGCGCCATGTTCGAGGGTCTCAACGTTCGGTTTGTGGACGCTTGGCAGATGGTCGTGGCGCACCACAAACCTCACAACGTGCACCCTCCTAGGGCCATTGTGAAAAACATGGTAGACATGATGTTGTCTTACATTTGTCCTGACTTGACCGGGAACCAGAGCCGGCAATAG